The DNA window CTGTTGTCAGCGGCCAGCTGGCGGCTGATCTTGATCCAGTGCGCCACGGTGCTGATGGGCATGTTGACCAGCGTCCAGGTCAGCGCGGATTCAGCCTTCGCCGCACCTTCAGCCGCTTCTGCCGCGCTGTTGGTGAACACGTTTTCACGGGTGAATTCCACCGCGTTGCTGGCGGTGTTCATGCTGGGCAGGAAGCTTTCCAGCGTCAGCGGCTGGAAGGCGCCGCTCACCACGCCAGGCGCGCGGGCGGGTGCCACGTTGGTGTCGCTGCCGGTGAGCGTGTTCTTGACTTCCACGCGCAGCTTGTTGGTGTGACCACCGGCGAAGGCTTCGTAGCTCTTGGCCTTGATCAGTTGGGCGCCCCAGCTGTCTTCCTTGGCCTTGGCGCCTTCCACGGGCGTGGCGCGCTGTTCCAGCTGCTGGATGCGGTCAGCCAGCACGCGCTGCTCGGTGCCCAGGGTTTGCATCGCCGTCTTGGTGTCGGCGGTGACCTTGCCCAGCGTGGCGATCTCGCCGTCGGCCTTTTCGCTGACGGTCTTGAGCTTGGTTTCGATGCCTTCGCAGGCCTTCAGGATGAGTTCGAGAGACATGATGCTGCTACCTTTCAGGGAATGAAAAAACCGCCCTCGGGCGGCCGTGTTGCGGTTGCGGAATGCGCGCCTATGCGGCCAACGCGGCGAGCCTCATGCGCACGCCGAGCAGCTGCAGTTGTTTCGCCTCGGGTGTGTCGGGTGCAGGCTCCCCCTGCAGTCCCATCACCACCTTGGCGCGGGCCACCAGCGCTACGGCGGCCCCTTTGGTGAGGCCGCCTGCATCCCGCAGAAAGCTCTCAAGTTCACGAACGCTGCTGATTTCTTCGATGGCTTCGGCCAGGTCGGCGCTGCCTTTGACGCTGCCCAGGTCAACCCGGGCCGCGGCGTCAGCCGGGAAGACCACCGGGCTGATCTCCACCAGGCTGGACCAGCGCCGGATGACGCGCCCGCCTTCGGTTTCGTCGTAGTCGCCCTTTTTCAAAAAGCCGCCGATGCTCAGCCCGTCCAGCGTCTGGTGCTTCATGGCGGCGCGCACTTCGCTGGCCACGTTCAGGCCGGGCGTCAGTTCGCCGGCCACGTACAGGCCGTGGTCGTCTTCGCGCACGGTGGTCCACTTGCCGATCGGCATGGTCCATTCGTGGTTGAAAAACATCTTCGGCTTGCCGTTGTTGCGCAGCGTGCTTTCAAAGGCGCCGCGCACGATGGTGTCGCCGTAGCTGTCCACCCCGCCGAAAACGCTGGCGTAGCCTTCGAAGCTGCCACTGTCGCCGTCCATCTTGATGACGGCATCCTGAAGGTTGATGTGCTTGCGCATCAGCATGGTGCGGCTCCTAGTGCGTGAGCAGGTGAATGGCGAGAAACTGTTGCTGCCGCCGGCGCCGCCGGCCGGTTGTTGGCGTCACGCAGCGCGGCCACGATCTCGGCATGGCGGCGCTGCGCGCCGTCTTCCTGCGCGGCCTTGTTGATGGTCATGGCCACTGCGGCGGACAGGCTTTGCGGATCCGGGTCGGCCACGGGTTCACTGGCCTTGCCCAGCTGGGCCAGCGGCACCAGGTTGGTCTGCGCGGTCAGCGCGTCAGCCTGCGGGCTGGCATCGCGCGGCAGGTTTTCAAGCTGGCGCACTTCGTTGCGGGTGATGTAGCCGTTTTGAAGGCCGGTGGCGTAGAACTGCGCGCGTGCGGCGGGGTCGCCACGCAGCAGGGCCTCAAAGTTGAATTCCACGCTCATGGTGGCGCGCTGCTGCGATGTCATCACGCGCTTGGTCACCGCCTGCTCGATGCTGACCAGCATGGGCCGCACGGTGAACTTGTGGAAGCCGGCCACGATCTGTTCAATGCCGCTGCCCCAGGTGGTGACGTTGGCGTGGTGCACCAGCACTGGCGGCACGTCAAACCAGCGGCAGATTTCTTCGACGCTGAAGCGCCGCGTCTCCAGCAGCTGCTGGTCTTCGGGGCTGATGCTGAGCTGCTGGTACTTCATGTCCGCTTCCAGCACGTACAGCCGGGCGGTGTTGCCGCTGGCCATCTCGGCAAAGCGCAGCTGCAAAGCCTCGCGCTGGTCTGGCTTGAGCACGCGGTCGATCATCAGCACGCCGGTGGGCTTGCCGCTGCTGCCGAATATCTTGGCGGCGCTGGTCTGCGCCTTGGCCGTTTCGTCGGTGGTGGCCCGCATGAATTCGAGCTTCGACAGGCCGGTAGTGCCGTTGCCCAGGCCCTTGAGGTGCAGCACGTTGGCCGCGGCGATGATGGCCAGGTCGCTGTCGATCTGGTACTGGTACACCATGGCGCCGTCGTTCAGCACGATGGGCGTCACCTGGTCAGCCGGCATGGGCCACAGCGCGGTGGCTTCGCCGGCGGCGTTGCGTTCGATGCGCGCGTAGGCGTTGCCGCGCAGGTCATGGTTCATCACCATGGCCCGCCAGAATTCGTATGGCGTCATCCGCGCATTGGGGCTGTTGTGCAGCAGGCCGTACAGGCTGCTGGCGCGGGCCAGTTCCTTCATGCCGTTGCCGGCCTGGGTGTAGGCAAACAGCGGCAGGCTGGCAATGATGCTGGCGCGGCGTTCAACGCAGGCCCAGACGGTGCTGATCTGCAGGGCCGCATCGGCGCCGATGTTGGCGGTGTCGGGCACCAGCGCCATGCTGGGGATGCTGGCCTGTGCGCCGGCCCGTTCACCCATTGCGCCGGCGCGGCCAAACCAGCCGCGGATGCTGTCAAGTAGGGCCATGGTCAGCCGATCAGTGGCGAGTTCAGGAACTCGTCCAGGTTGGCAGGCGCGATGTCTGACGCAGCGCTGGCGTATGCCATCACCGCGGCCACCACGATGTCGATCCGGCCCGTGGCCTTGATCTTGTTGAGCTTGCGGTTGCCGGCCGGGTCGCTGTCCGTCACGGCATTGGCGGCGCACATGGTCAGCACGGGGTGCCCGTTGTGGCGCAGCGTGCGGTTCATCACCGCGGTTTCGAAGGCGTCCAGCGCCGGGCTCATGTCCTTGAAGCCCTGGCCGAAGTCCAACATGGGCGGCAGGTTGATGCCTTCGTCTTCGGCAATCTGCTTGAAGTCCGCCATTCGCCAGCGGTCGGCCGCGATGCTCTGCACGTCAAAACGTGAGCAGATTTGCGCCACGCGCTGCAGCACATGCCGCTTGCTGATGGCGCGGCCCGGCGTGGTTTCCAGATAGCCCTGCTTGGCCCAGGTGGCGTAGTCCACGCGGTCGCGGTTGCAGCGGTCCTGCATGCCTTCCTCGGGCAGCCAGCAGTACGGCAGCACGCTCCAGGGGTCGCCTTCGGCGGCGGGCTCCACCAGCAGCACAAAGGCGGTCAGGTCGGTGGTGCTGGACAGGTCCAGCCCAGCGTAGGCACGCCGGCCGCGCAGTTCGTCTTCGGCGTAGTCCTGCTGGCACGGTTCCCACACGGCGGCGCTGAGCCACGGGTTGATGGCCGCGGTCCACTGGCAGAAGTTGAGCCGGCGCACGATGGCTTCCTTGGCCGGCATGCCGCGGGCTTCGGTCACCTGCTCGCGCAGGTACTGCAGGCCGGGCAGGTTGGCCAGCTGCAGGCTGGGGTTGGCCTTGGGCCAGCAGGCCTCATCGTGCAGCGGGTCTTCGCCTTCGTCCAGGCCGCAGACGTAGCTGAAAAACGCATCGTCCACGCGGCGCGCGGCAGCCACGTCGCAGGCGTAGTCATGGTAGATGCCGCAGGGCGTGGTCTTGCCGGCGCCGCTGTTGGTGATCATGAAGATCAGCGCCTGCCGGCGGCTCTTGGTGCCGGCGCGCATCATCTCCACCACCTGGGCGGTCTTGTGCTCGTGCACTTCGTCGATCAGCGCGATGTGCGGGCGCGGCCCGCTCTGGCCATCGTCAGCGCTGATGGGGCGGAACCAGCTGCCGGTTGATCGGTAGCCCAGGTTCCAGACGTTCTCACCCACGCCGCTGGGCGTCAGGCGGGCGCGCAGTTCAGGGCTTTGCTGGAACATGGCCACCGCATCGCGGAACAGCACCATGGCCTGGTCCTTCTTGGTGGCCGCGGCGTAGACTTCGGCGCGGCTTTCGCCGTCAGCCGTCAGGCCCTTCATGCCAACGCCGGCCGCCAGCGGGCTTTTGCCGCTGCCCTTGCCGGTTTCCACGTAGGCCACGCGGTAGCGGCGCACCCAGTCGGCCAGCTTTTCTTCGTACCGCTGCCAGCCGCACAGGCTGCCCACGATGAACGCCTGCCACGGCTGCAGGATGAAGGGCTTGCCTTCGTAGTCGCCGCCGTTGAGGCAGAGCACTTCTTCAAAGAACGCGATGGCGTCCGCCGCCAGCTGCACGC is part of the Hyphomicrobiales bacterium genome and encodes:
- a CDS encoding phage portal protein translates to MALLDSIRGWFGRAGAMGERAGAQASIPSMALVPDTANIGADAALQISTVWACVERRASIIASLPLFAYTQAGNGMKELARASSLYGLLHNSPNARMTPYEFWRAMVMNHDLRGNAYARIERNAAGEATALWPMPADQVTPIVLNDGAMVYQYQIDSDLAIIAAANVLHLKGLGNGTTGLSKLEFMRATTDETAKAQTSAAKIFGSSGKPTGVLMIDRVLKPDQREALQLRFAEMASGNTARLYVLEADMKYQQLSISPEDQQLLETRRFSVEEICRWFDVPPVLVHHANVTTWGSGIEQIVAGFHKFTVRPMLVSIEQAVTKRVMTSQQRATMSVEFNFEALLRGDPAARAQFYATGLQNGYITRNEVRQLENLPRDASPQADALTAQTNLVPLAQLGKASEPVADPDPQSLSAAVAMTINKAAQEDGAQRRHAEIVAALRDANNRPAAPAAATVSRHSPAHALGAAPC
- a CDS encoding phage major capsid protein — protein: MSLELILKACEGIETKLKTVSEKADGEIATLGKVTADTKTAMQTLGTEQRVLADRIQQLEQRATPVEGAKAKEDSWGAQLIKAKSYEAFAGGHTNKLRVEVKNTLTGSDTNVAPARAPGVVSGAFQPLTLESFLPSMNTASNAVEFTRENVFTNSAAEAAEGAAKAESALTWTLVNMPISTVAHWIKISRQLAADNSALASYVDTRMRYGVNLKVETQLGAGDGVAPNISGVLDAGNFTAHGYTNAALTAISATFKKLILIRKMLADTWAAGFPADGILLNPADWATIEIELLTTAAGQQLYSVSDGGVPRLFGVPVIQSIGMTADNVAVGAFGQAYMIHNREGVVVEMSDSDSDNFTKNLITIRAERRLALATERPAAVRAGDLTPA
- a CDS encoding HK97 family phage prohead protease; the protein is MLMRKHINLQDAVIKMDGDSGSFEGYASVFGGVDSYGDTIVRGAFESTLRNNGKPKMFFNHEWTMPIGKWTTVREDDHGLYVAGELTPGLNVASEVRAAMKHQTLDGLSIGGFLKKGDYDETEGGRVIRRWSSLVEISPVVFPADAAARVDLGSVKGSADLAEAIEEISSVRELESFLRDAGGLTKGAAVALVARAKVVMGLQGEPAPDTPEAKQLQLLGVRMRLAALAA
- a CDS encoding terminase large subunit — protein: MTAATTEAPKAERRRPPRRQAALDRATAYAHDVLAGRIIAGPHVRAACGRHLADLETAADRGLRFSVQLAADAIAFFEEVLCLNGGDYEGKPFILQPWQAFIVGSLCGWQRYEEKLADWVRRYRVAYVETGKGSGKSPLAAGVGMKGLTADGESRAEVYAAATKKDQAMVLFRDAVAMFQQSPELRARLTPSGVGENVWNLGYRSTGSWFRPISADDGQSGPRPHIALIDEVHEHKTAQVVEMMRAGTKSRRQALIFMITNSGAGKTTPCGIYHDYACDVAAARRVDDAFFSYVCGLDEGEDPLHDEACWPKANPSLQLANLPGLQYLREQVTEARGMPAKEAIVRRLNFCQWTAAINPWLSAAVWEPCQQDYAEDELRGRRAYAGLDLSSTTDLTAFVLLVEPAAEGDPWSVLPYCWLPEEGMQDRCNRDRVDYATWAKQGYLETTPGRAISKRHVLQRVAQICSRFDVQSIAADRWRMADFKQIAEDEGINLPPMLDFGQGFKDMSPALDAFETAVMNRTLRHNGHPVLTMCAANAVTDSDPAGNRKLNKIKATGRIDIVVAAVMAYASAASDIAPANLDEFLNSPLIG